A window from uncultured Desulfobacter sp. encodes these proteins:
- the galT gene encoding galactose-1-phosphate uridylyltransferase — protein sequence MHKHKGFESNPENRPHRRFNLMTGEWVLVSPHRTDQAWTGQHQEPGKTHSVQYDPGCGLCPGNRRASGEANPMYAQPFIFTEDAPALLPDTGLERPPLDTLLQMAPESGLSRIICYHPRHDLTMARMTENQIRAVIDVWIDEFNTLGQKEDIAYIQIFENKGDMINDVTPHPHGHIWASSFIPNIPLKEDFRQQCYMQDHDRCLLCDYLERELDEKKRIVFSNDTFVCLVPFWAGWPFETMILPRRHMGAINFMDKKEKTDLSAIIRQLNICYDNLFESAFPYAMGIHQQPIIQGPAGTSAIWHFHFHYYPPMRYPHSTKNHMDGYEMLAMHQRDITPEKAANMLRSQPLAHYLDKSGY from the coding sequence ATGCATAAACACAAGGGATTTGAATCAAACCCAGAAAACCGTCCCCACCGGCGGTTCAACCTTATGACCGGCGAATGGGTCCTGGTCTCGCCCCATCGCACAGACCAGGCATGGACTGGACAACACCAGGAACCGGGCAAAACACATTCTGTCCAGTACGATCCCGGATGCGGTCTGTGCCCGGGCAACCGTCGGGCGTCGGGCGAAGCCAACCCGATGTACGCCCAACCGTTTATTTTTACCGAAGACGCTCCGGCCCTGCTGCCGGATACAGGCCTGGAAAGGCCCCCATTGGACACCCTGCTTCAGATGGCACCGGAGTCGGGGCTGAGTAGGATCATCTGTTATCATCCCCGGCATGACCTGACCATGGCCCGCATGACCGAAAATCAGATTCGTGCCGTAATCGACGTCTGGATTGATGAATTTAATACACTGGGCCAAAAAGAAGATATTGCCTATATCCAGATTTTTGAAAACAAAGGGGATATGATTAACGATGTCACACCCCACCCCCACGGACATATCTGGGCCAGCAGCTTTATCCCCAACATCCCCTTAAAAGAAGACTTTCGGCAGCAATGTTACATGCAGGACCATGACCGCTGCCTGTTGTGCGATTATCTTGAACGCGAACTCGACGAAAAAAAACGCATTGTCTTTTCCAATGACACCTTTGTGTGCCTGGTGCCGTTCTGGGCGGGATGGCCCTTTGAAACCATGATTCTTCCCCGGCGTCACATGGGGGCCATTAATTTTATGGACAAAAAGGAGAAAACGGATCTTTCCGCCATCATCCGGCAGTTGAATATCTGTTATGATAATTTGTTTGAAAGCGCGTTTCCATATGCCATGGGGATTCATCAGCAGCCCATCATACAGGGACCGGCCGGCACAAGCGCCATATGGCATTTCCATTTTCACTATTATCCGCCGATGCGGTACCCCCACAGCACGAAAAATCACATGGACGGTTATGAGATGCTGGCCATGCACCAGCGGGACATCACCCCGGAAAAAGCCGCCAATATGCTCAGGTCACAACCGTTGGCCCATTATCTTGACAAATCAGGGTACTGA
- a CDS encoding DUF58 domain-containing protein encodes MAKATTKYLYHAYVRLDRLAFWKKNKFSMAGNFLIYALALTAVLGLDTFRSMVYQLFALLLSLFAVSNTLSFKSPKGLFAKRILPEYGTAGTPVIYTILVGNRTNHPKDGFKIRERFSSAIPSLQQFTDAREPHEHLRNLWDRKFKLQRWRWLIRQKQNAVLTGQKVPSVPPESRVAVRATLTPLNRGYIYLKGFTFFKKEPLGFTRSFYHTTCEARLLVLPRRYNVPKLPLPGSRKHHTGGIALTSKVGNSDEFISLREYRPGDPMRLIHWKSLAKTGKLIIRENRDEHFVRHALILDTHAPKGAAQAFEAAVSLAASYVANLVTGESLLDIFFAGNRVYHYASGRGLLGHTKFLEILALIQPASENDFSPVSRAVLKYKQRLSGCILIFTCLDNERLDFLNSLKANAITTTAFLVGNENAVPPGGAVHRIDPDHVETSLNRVSQIL; translated from the coding sequence GTGGCAAAGGCGACAACAAAATACCTTTACCACGCCTATGTCCGGCTGGACAGGCTGGCGTTTTGGAAAAAAAACAAATTTTCCATGGCCGGCAATTTTTTAATCTATGCCTTGGCCCTGACCGCCGTCCTGGGGCTGGATACCTTCAGAAGCATGGTGTATCAGCTCTTTGCTTTGTTACTCTCATTATTTGCCGTTTCGAACACGCTCTCATTTAAATCCCCCAAGGGGCTTTTTGCAAAACGAATTCTGCCGGAATACGGCACAGCCGGTACCCCTGTGATCTACACGATTCTTGTGGGCAACCGGACAAACCACCCTAAAGATGGTTTTAAAATCCGGGAGCGGTTCAGCAGCGCAATTCCATCCCTCCAGCAGTTTACCGACGCCAGAGAGCCCCATGAGCATTTACGGAATCTCTGGGACAGAAAATTTAAATTGCAGCGCTGGCGATGGCTGATCCGCCAAAAACAAAACGCGGTCCTCACAGGCCAAAAGGTGCCGAGCGTTCCCCCGGAAAGCCGGGTTGCTGTCAGAGCAACACTGACCCCCTTAAACAGGGGATACATCTACCTAAAAGGGTTCACCTTCTTTAAAAAGGAACCGTTGGGGTTCACCCGTTCCTTTTACCATACCACCTGTGAAGCACGGCTTCTTGTTCTGCCCAGGCGGTATAATGTTCCCAAACTGCCCCTGCCGGGGTCCAGAAAACACCATACCGGCGGCATTGCCCTGACATCAAAGGTGGGCAACTCCGATGAATTCATCTCGTTAAGGGAATACAGGCCCGGAGACCCCATGCGCCTTATTCACTGGAAAAGCCTTGCCAAAACAGGAAAGCTCATTATCCGGGAAAACAGGGATGAGCATTTTGTCCGGCACGCCCTGATTCTGGACACCCATGCACCAAAGGGCGCAGCACAGGCATTTGAGGCGGCCGTAAGTTTAGCCGCCTCATATGTGGCGAATCTGGTAACCGGCGAATCGTTGCTGGATATTTTCTTTGCAGGCAACCGGGTCTACCATTATGCCTCGGGCAGGGGACTTTTGGGCCACACAAAATTTTTAGAAATCCTGGCATTGATTCAACCCGCAAGCGAAAACGACTTTTCACCGGTATCCCGGGCCGTGCTCAAGTATAAACAGCGGTTGAGCGGCTGTATTTTGATATTCACCTGCCTGGACAATGAACGCCTGGACTTTCTCAACAGTTTGAAGGCAAACGCCATTACCACCACCGCCTTTCTTGTGGGAAATGAAAATGCAGTGCCCCCCGGCGGGGCCGTCCACCGGATTGATCCGGACCATGTTGAAACAAGCTTGAACAGGGTCAGCCAAATCTTATGA
- a CDS encoding diguanylate cyclase, translated as MKFAAQQIIILAGVMFSIAIVTQSFAANNVQTIKFTETEQKWLDEKRTLRFSEVNWKPLSDVDHFPDYRGIIAEYLNIVSDATGMKLAFHQSSTWHNVITKFKNGEIDLIPAVSIRDDIGPNIVFTQPYITFPLVIATRLDADFIGYTNELNGKKVGVGRNYTSYYFLKNNYPQITLLQTDDVLQGLRLLEKREIDAFVGHLAVIVHIINNINIDVKIAGKTEYDFEHRMGINKENKDAVEIFNKVFANISSQQHNLIYNKWIKMGEKRVDYAFIWKIAVLLAVLFSGVGAFIIYRYYLLNQLNQRLMAMANTDALTQCANRKKLNEELEAAAYGLQRYNIPYSLVLMDLDDFKQVNDCFGHAVGDEVLKSVSLILKNNVRQMDTVGRWGGEEFLIVCTNTDIQGAKETAAKLHSYIQSYDFPEIGTMTASLGVAQCKKSESIRDFFVRIDAALYRAKENGKNRVEMA; from the coding sequence ATGAAATTTGCTGCGCAACAAATTATCATCTTAGCCGGAGTTATGTTCAGTATTGCAATTGTTACGCAAAGTTTTGCAGCAAATAATGTTCAGACAATAAAATTTACTGAAACCGAGCAGAAATGGTTGGATGAAAAACGAACGCTACGGTTTAGTGAAGTCAATTGGAAACCGTTGTCGGATGTTGACCATTTCCCTGATTACCGGGGCATCATTGCAGAATATTTAAACATTGTCTCCGATGCCACCGGTATGAAACTGGCTTTTCATCAAAGTAGCACATGGCATAATGTCATCACAAAATTTAAAAACGGTGAAATTGATTTAATCCCTGCCGTTTCCATTAGGGATGATATTGGGCCCAATATTGTGTTTACGCAGCCTTATATTACCTTTCCGCTGGTGATCGCAACCCGATTGGACGCAGATTTTATTGGCTATACCAATGAATTAAACGGCAAAAAAGTCGGTGTCGGTAGAAATTATACAAGCTATTATTTTTTAAAAAATAATTACCCGCAGATAACCCTGTTACAGACCGACGATGTATTGCAAGGCCTTCGACTGTTGGAAAAAAGAGAGATCGATGCCTTTGTGGGACATTTGGCGGTAATCGTTCATATCATTAACAATATAAATATAGATGTTAAAATTGCAGGCAAAACTGAGTATGATTTTGAACACCGGATGGGAATTAATAAAGAAAATAAGGATGCGGTAGAGATATTCAATAAAGTCTTTGCAAATATCAGCAGTCAGCAACATAATTTGATCTATAATAAGTGGATTAAAATGGGCGAAAAACGGGTCGACTATGCATTTATCTGGAAAATTGCAGTCCTTTTGGCCGTTCTCTTTTCCGGTGTCGGCGCGTTCATTATTTATCGATATTACCTTTTAAATCAGTTGAATCAAAGGCTTATGGCCATGGCCAATACGGATGCCCTGACCCAGTGCGCCAATCGAAAAAAATTAAATGAGGAACTTGAGGCCGCAGCCTATGGTCTGCAGCGGTATAACATCCCCTATAGCCTGGTTTTAATGGATTTGGATGATTTTAAACAGGTGAATGATTGTTTTGGCCATGCCGTCGGCGATGAGGTCTTAAAATCGGTCTCTTTGATTTTAAAAAACAATGTGCGGCAAATGGATACCGTCGGCCGATGGGGGGGAGAGGAGTTTTTAATTGTTTGTACCAATACCGATATTCAGGGTGCAAAAGAGACAGCTGCAAAATTACATAGTTATATTCAATCTTATGATTTTCCTGAAATCGGGACAATGACAGCCTCTCTCGGCGTAGCCCAGTGCAAAAAATCCGAGTCCATTAGAGATTTTTTCGTGCGGATTGATGCGGCCCTTTATCGTGCCAAGGAAAATGGGAAAAATCGTGTTGAGATGGCCTGA
- a CDS encoding 4a-hydroxytetrahydrobiopterin dehydratase, producing MEFLTEHKCVPCEKGGPGATDKEINAYKPQVPEWEIVDRQGRPSLKRVFRFKNFKQALAFVNQVAELAETEYHHPTLILDWRRVEVLWTTHKIKGLHKNDFSMAAKTDVLFDS from the coding sequence ATGGAATTCTTAACCGAACACAAATGTGTCCCCTGCGAAAAAGGGGGCCCTGGTGCAACAGACAAAGAGATAAATGCATACAAACCCCAAGTGCCGGAATGGGAGATCGTTGATAGACAAGGCCGCCCGTCTTTAAAGCGTGTATTTCGTTTTAAAAATTTCAAACAGGCCCTGGCCTTTGTGAACCAGGTGGCTGAATTGGCAGAAACCGAATATCATCACCCCACATTGATTCTGGACTGGAGACGCGTGGAAGTGTTATGGACAACCCATAAGATTAAAGGTCTGCATAAAAATGATTTTTCCATGGCCGCCAAAACAGATGTTCTGTTCGATTCATAA
- a CDS encoding thioredoxin family protein — protein sequence MDDTTKERIKAWTPLGRPTLSIADTEHLEQKTFETFARRWQAVSNSISWTNSSRPADLPGFFLKKNILYSALPLERELAPFLNGLAALDQPKLSDGTRNTLNNIEVPCRLTLYIALQCPHCPGMVERLIPLAAACENIHLHIIDGSLFPEKAHQDKVMSAPCLILNDDARWTGAVAEEEILDMIVNKESMDLDTKALKTILEDGRAEWITERMQSSGQLFKGFAGLLFHDTWSVRLGAMVVVEALAETAPALCAELERILIGAFSTQNVPVQGDILYALGEIGTRDTRDWIMNRQAALAHEDLKDAAQDAIQSIEDRFNL from the coding sequence ATGGACGATACAACAAAAGAACGAATCAAGGCCTGGACGCCTTTGGGACGCCCGACCTTAAGTATTGCAGACACAGAACATCTTGAACAAAAAACATTTGAAACATTTGCCCGCCGCTGGCAGGCGGTCTCGAATTCCATTTCCTGGACCAACAGCAGTCGACCCGCCGACCTGCCCGGTTTTTTTCTAAAAAAAAATATTCTGTATTCCGCTCTACCCCTGGAACGAGAACTGGCGCCTTTTTTAAACGGCCTGGCCGCACTTGACCAGCCAAAATTAAGTGACGGCACCCGTAACACCTTAAACAATATTGAAGTGCCCTGCCGGCTTACATTGTATATTGCCCTGCAATGCCCCCATTGCCCGGGGATGGTTGAGCGTCTCATCCCCCTTGCCGCTGCCTGTGAAAACATTCATCTTCACATCATTGACGGTTCCCTGTTTCCTGAAAAAGCCCATCAAGACAAGGTCATGTCCGCCCCCTGCCTGATTCTAAATGACGATGCCCGATGGACCGGGGCTGTGGCAGAAGAAGAAATCCTGGACATGATTGTCAATAAAGAGAGCATGGATCTGGATACAAAGGCCTTAAAAACCATATTGGAGGATGGCCGGGCAGAGTGGATCACCGAACGGATGCAATCGTCCGGCCAATTGTTCAAAGGATTTGCCGGACTTCTTTTTCACGACACCTGGTCTGTGCGTTTGGGTGCCATGGTGGTGGTGGAAGCCCTTGCCGAAACGGCGCCGGCCCTGTGCGCAGAGCTCGAAAGAATTTTAATTGGGGCATTCAGTACCCAAAACGTCCCGGTCCAAGGCGACATTTTATACGCCCTGGGAGAGATTGGGACCCGGGATACCCGGGACTGGATCATGAACCGCCAGGCGGCCCTGGCCCACGAAGATCTCAAGGATGCGGCCCAGGATGCAATACAATCCATTGAAGACCGCTTCAATCTTTAA
- a CDS encoding transglutaminase-like domain-containing protein produces MKTIPLTIACALIFWGYQTGYMMFACLMGVVIELARVLNIRWNPSLDQINKISDTCTVCLAGTIIYFVSMDIETALVNILRYLPVFGLPLIIVQEYSAAADIDVHALYLFKKKITGGAKGTAVRINLSLAFIIICLISSAAAAESRQVHYYPVVLGIIAVVLFFQRPRGADVRIWIAAMIVAATIGFFLQAGLHYSQRVMTRRAWYLFMSDSSDPLRGTTALGKIGRLKLSNKIVFRVIPSKNYDGGTYLIKEAAYNLLSGKVWTAVQNKFELIPLSDDDEFNTGLPAVSDLRDMGTDAKRRHPYLASQSIPDSAGITILTRMKKPKGVLRLPENVLGVNCPAVSGVKTNGLGTFVVEDAPGFMRYDVRYGDPGTNILPPGKSDLLLPDQEHALFRNLAVELGFAPGKSPQMILSEIKKYFLTNFSYTLDLETDETTSPITAFMTRTRAGHCEYFATATVLLLRAAGIPARYVTGYMAFEKSVLSDKIVVRRKHAHAWTEVFVNGRWTFFDTTPPAWTTQEASHFLRTAIPDLFSLMGYGLAVLRWGNPETKKKLLWLLVPLGLLIIRRLLRKDKTKKENRLGHAQNHATSGAMPDTPDFYLRKLEEKLVRSGFSRKPHETYEQFFIRIKEQAFSQQDLPSLMTVIQIHKQLRFGPHPISNQKQVQLKTQTDRLIQKCTVARTNAKPMD; encoded by the coding sequence ATGAAAACCATACCCCTAACCATAGCTTGCGCCCTTATCTTCTGGGGGTACCAAACCGGATATATGATGTTTGCCTGTTTGATGGGCGTTGTTATTGAGCTTGCCCGGGTGCTAAACATACGATGGAATCCATCCTTAGACCAGATAAATAAAATCAGTGACACCTGCACGGTGTGTCTTGCCGGCACCATTATCTATTTTGTTTCAATGGATATTGAAACCGCTTTGGTAAACATATTGCGTTACCTGCCGGTTTTCGGATTACCTTTAATTATTGTTCAAGAATACAGTGCAGCAGCGGACATTGATGTACACGCCCTGTACCTGTTCAAGAAAAAAATAACCGGAGGGGCCAAGGGGACGGCGGTCAGAATAAATTTAAGCCTTGCATTTATCATCATCTGCCTGATCTCTTCGGCTGCGGCGGCAGAGAGCCGCCAGGTCCATTACTACCCGGTTGTCCTGGGCATTATTGCCGTTGTGCTCTTTTTCCAGCGGCCCAGGGGGGCAGATGTCCGGATATGGATTGCCGCCATGATTGTTGCCGCAACCATTGGGTTTTTCCTGCAGGCAGGCCTCCACTATTCCCAGAGGGTCATGACCCGGCGGGCATGGTATCTGTTTATGAGCGACAGTTCCGATCCGCTCCGGGGCACAACGGCCCTGGGCAAGATCGGCCGTCTCAAACTTTCCAACAAAATCGTTTTCAGAGTGATCCCGTCAAAAAATTATGATGGGGGCACCTATCTTATAAAAGAAGCTGCTTATAACTTGCTTTCAGGCAAGGTGTGGACGGCGGTCCAAAATAAATTTGAACTGATCCCCCTGTCAGACGACGATGAATTTAATACGGGCCTGCCGGCCGTGTCAGATCTCCGGGACATGGGTACGGATGCCAAACGCCGGCATCCGTACCTGGCAAGTCAATCCATACCGGACAGTGCTGGCATAACCATCCTGACCCGGATGAAAAAGCCCAAAGGAGTGTTACGTTTACCTGAAAATGTCCTTGGGGTTAACTGCCCAGCTGTCTCCGGTGTCAAAACCAACGGACTGGGGACATTTGTGGTGGAGGACGCCCCGGGCTTTATGCGTTATGATGTTCGGTACGGCGATCCCGGCACCAATATCCTGCCTCCGGGCAAATCCGACCTGCTCCTCCCGGATCAGGAACACGCATTGTTCCGGAATCTGGCCGTTGAGCTTGGATTTGCCCCCGGCAAATCGCCCCAAATGATTTTATCCGAAATAAAAAAATATTTTCTTACAAATTTCAGCTACACCCTTGACCTTGAAACCGATGAGACAACATCCCCCATCACGGCATTCATGACCCGGACCCGGGCAGGGCATTGTGAGTATTTTGCAACGGCTACGGTATTGCTTCTTCGCGCGGCCGGTATTCCCGCAAGATATGTAACCGGGTATATGGCCTTTGAAAAAAGCGTTCTGTCAGACAAAATTGTTGTGCGCAGAAAACATGCCCACGCTTGGACCGAGGTGTTTGTCAACGGCCGCTGGACGTTCTTTGACACCACCCCCCCGGCCTGGACAACCCAGGAGGCGAGCCATTTCCTAAGAACGGCGATTCCCGACCTGTTTTCCCTGATGGGATACGGATTGGCCGTGCTCCGCTGGGGAAACCCGGAAACCAAAAAGAAACTGCTGTGGCTTCTGGTGCCCCTCGGGCTGCTGATCATCAGGCGCCTGCTCAGAAAAGATAAAACCAAAAAGGAAAACAGGCTTGGCCATGCACAAAACCATGCAACGTCAGGAGCCATGCCCGATACCCCGGACTTTTATCTCCGAAAACTTGAAGAAAAACTTGTCCGTTCCGGGTTTTCCAGAAAGCCCCATGAAACCTATGAACAATTTTTTATTCGCATCAAAGAACAGGCGTTTT
- a CDS encoding MoxR family ATPase, with translation MTGFETYTKLFQNITGIIKGQDHTITLLLSGLAAGGHILLEDAPGNGKTTLAKALAFSADANFKRIQFTPDLLPSDVCGVSIFDPSTQQFRLHKGPVFTNILLADEINRASPRTQSALLEAMAESQVSIDGNILKLDDFFFVIATQNPVESRGTYPLPEAQMDRFALKLSMGYVKPDDEVTILTNQETKEPVDAVVPCVTKSEILAMKQAVDHVFISQELKYYIVSLVGQTRTHKGIALGAGHRASITLMKTAKAYALFSGSDFVMPEHIQELAVPVMAHRLVLDPEFIFSGNSPAGTILDIVAATKAPG, from the coding sequence ATGACGGGATTTGAGACCTATACAAAGCTGTTCCAAAACATTACCGGCATTATAAAGGGCCAGGATCACACCATCACCCTGCTGCTTTCAGGTCTTGCCGCAGGCGGCCATATCCTGCTTGAAGATGCGCCGGGTAACGGCAAAACCACTCTTGCCAAGGCCCTGGCGTTTTCAGCTGATGCAAATTTTAAAAGAATCCAGTTTACCCCGGACCTATTGCCATCGGATGTCTGCGGCGTCTCCATATTTGACCCGTCCACCCAGCAGTTCAGGCTTCATAAGGGCCCGGTTTTTACCAATATTCTTCTGGCCGACGAAATCAATAGGGCATCACCGAGAACCCAGTCGGCTCTGCTGGAAGCCATGGCGGAATCCCAGGTGAGCATCGACGGGAACATTTTAAAGCTGGACGATTTCTTTTTTGTCATCGCCACCCAGAACCCCGTGGAATCCAGGGGCACCTATCCGTTGCCCGAGGCCCAGATGGACCGCTTTGCCCTGAAACTGTCCATGGGGTATGTAAAGCCCGACGACGAGGTGACCATCCTGACAAACCAGGAGACAAAAGAACCGGTGGATGCGGTTGTACCCTGTGTTACGAAATCAGAAATCCTGGCCATGAAACAGGCGGTGGATCATGTGTTTATCAGCCAGGAGCTTAAATATTATATTGTAAGCCTTGTGGGACAGACCCGAACCCATAAAGGCATCGCTCTGGGTGCCGGACACAGGGCCTCCATCACCTTGATGAAAACGGCCAAGGCCTATGCTCTTTTTTCAGGCAGTGATTTTGTCATGCCCGAACATATCCAGGAACTGGCCGTACCGGTGATGGCCCACCGCCTGGTTCTGGACCCGGAATTCATTTTTTCGGGGAATTCACCAGCCGGCACCATTCTCGACATTGTCGCAGCCACCAAAGCGCCGGGGTAA